A window from Gopherus flavomarginatus isolate rGopFla2 chromosome 4, rGopFla2.mat.asm, whole genome shotgun sequence encodes these proteins:
- the SAYSD1 gene encoding SAYSvFN domain-containing protein 1: MEQRLAQFRAARRAPQPTAAPASEQRAGPDAGRGPRDRPAQEETRRPGSPQDVAAGAPAPAPWGARALLSHVALLKFLLWLVLLGLAAELQFGLPCFVLSLFYWLHAGMRGPGERRPGERSAYSVFNPGCQAIQGALTAEQLERELHYGPAAGR; encoded by the exons ATGGAGCAGAGGCTGGCGCAGTTCCGAGCCGCGCGCCGCGCCCCGCAGCCCACGGCGGCCCCGGCGAGCGAGCAGCGAGCGGGGCCGGACGCAGGCCGCGGCCCGCGGGACCGCCCCGCCCAG GAGGAGACGCGCAGGCCGGGATCCCCGCAGGACGTGGCTGCCggtgcccccgcccccgccccgtgGGGCGCCCGGGCTCTCCTGAGCCACGTGGCCTTGCTGAAGTTCCTGCTCTGGCTGGTGCTGCTGGGGCTCGCCGCGGAGCTGCAGTTCGGGCTGCCCTGCTTCGTCCTGTCGCTGTTCTACTGGCTCCACGCCGGCATGCGCGGCCCCGGCGAGAGGCGGCCGGGGGAGCGAAGCGCCTACTCCGTCTTCAACCCGGGCTGCCAGGCCATCCAGGGCGCGCTCACCGCGGAGCAGCTGGAGCGCGAGTTACACTACGGACCCGCCGCCGGGCGGTAG